From a region of the Bacillus oleivorans genome:
- a CDS encoding sensor domain-containing diguanylate cyclase → MVSSAKKIVIWTIWTILIPAGIVAAYFYFPPLLPERPTDMLWFLGLMIGAALMPFVVNRTTIAFVQWISMTVFLLYGLFIEILFMHIFLVFLLLRTKTRKGDLYRYPLNSIMIYIVSLLSGLSFYALGGDHQTFTLEKPFDLLLVIGYTLIYFVGNQASLMLFSRLFYNVKRRLMGKDIVWELASLVVIVPLGMALFILYKEIGVISTVLLGIPFFSVAFILRLYYSTDIVNDHLQLATEIGHELTQSLKAREVVDLFMKRITTIVPVSHAYILDVIDNKELQLIRRYEDGENKSLDIEPLLRYEGISGMVWGTKKAVLYSSKAEWESVAKGYMPESVESILCVPIMRNQKVVGVLLLATTEKRAYVKYQLMIVDILCSYLAIALENARNYELTKKESERCALTGLYNYRYFERLIEQEYQMLLERKYDNLSLILIDIDHFKSINDTYGHQSGNEVLRAIADRLQQFIGDTGIVARYGGEEFVILLPNISKKEALSIAETLRIMIANRPFILEQQLIQNRKRSFIRITASIGVANAPEDADDYLTLIRHADFAMYVGAKRRGRNKVSEYQSIQANG, encoded by the coding sequence ATGGTTTCTTCTGCAAAAAAAATTGTAATTTGGACGATTTGGACTATTTTAATTCCAGCCGGTATAGTAGCAGCCTATTTTTATTTTCCTCCTCTCTTACCTGAACGGCCAACTGATATGCTGTGGTTCCTCGGCTTAATGATCGGCGCAGCTTTAATGCCGTTTGTTGTGAACCGTACAACGATTGCTTTTGTACAATGGATATCTATGACCGTGTTCCTTTTGTATGGTTTATTTATTGAAATTCTCTTTATGCATATCTTTCTGGTTTTCCTCCTATTACGAACAAAAACGAGAAAAGGAGATCTCTACCGCTATCCGCTTAATTCAATCATGATTTACATTGTTTCTTTGTTAAGCGGCTTAAGCTTTTATGCTCTCGGCGGAGATCATCAGACGTTTACCCTTGAAAAACCCTTCGATCTGTTATTGGTGATTGGATATACCCTCATCTATTTTGTTGGCAATCAAGCGAGCTTAATGCTATTTTCACGCTTATTTTATAATGTAAAAAGAAGGCTAATGGGTAAGGATATAGTCTGGGAACTGGCTTCTTTAGTAGTCATTGTTCCTTTAGGAATGGCCTTATTTATTTTATATAAAGAAATAGGTGTTATCTCTACTGTTTTATTAGGGATCCCATTTTTTAGTGTTGCCTTTATTTTAAGACTCTACTATTCTACCGATATCGTGAATGATCATTTGCAGCTGGCTACAGAGATTGGGCATGAGCTAACGCAAAGTTTAAAAGCGAGAGAAGTTGTCGATCTCTTTATGAAGCGGATTACAACGATTGTCCCTGTCAGTCATGCCTATATCTTAGATGTGATAGACAATAAAGAACTCCAACTGATCCGCCGCTATGAAGATGGTGAAAATAAAAGCTTAGATATTGAGCCTCTTCTTCGCTATGAAGGAATCAGCGGAATGGTTTGGGGAACAAAGAAGGCGGTCCTGTATTCTTCTAAAGCAGAATGGGAATCGGTTGCAAAAGGCTACATGCCAGAAAGTGTTGAAAGTATTCTTTGTGTCCCTATTATGCGGAATCAAAAGGTAGTAGGCGTATTGCTGTTAGCGACAACAGAGAAACGGGCTTATGTAAAATACCAGCTTATGATTGTTGATATTTTATGCTCATATTTAGCGATTGCTTTAGAGAACGCACGTAACTATGAACTTACAAAAAAAGAGAGCGAACGCTGTGCCTTAACCGGTTTATATAATTACCGCTATTTTGAGAGATTGATTGAACAAGAATATCAAATGCTACTGGAGCGTAAATACGATAATTTATCATTAATTCTAATTGATATTGACCACTTTAAATCAATTAATGATACATATGGCCATCAAAGCGGAAATGAAGTGTTGCGAGCGATTGCCGATCGGCTTCAGCAATTTATTGGCGATACAGGGATAGTGGCTAGATATGGCGGAGAAGAATTTGTGATTCTCCTGCCGAATATTTCTAAAAAAGAAGCTTTATCCATTGCGGAAACATTGCGGATTATGATTGCTAATCGTCCATTTATATTAGAGCAGCAATTAATCCAAAACCGCAAAAGGTCTTTTATTCGCATTACCGCAAGTATCGGAGTCGCCAATGCACCCGAAGATGCCGATGATTATCTGACATTAATCAGACATGCAGATTTTGCGATGTATGTAGGTGCCAAACGGAGAGGAAGAAACAAGGTATCAGAGTATCAATCGATTCAAGCTAACGGATAA